A window of Theropithecus gelada isolate Dixy chromosome 14, Tgel_1.0, whole genome shotgun sequence contains these coding sequences:
- the LOC112605922 gene encoding folate receptor gamma-like, which yields MDMARQMMQLLLLALVTASGSAQPRSARARMDLLNVCMNAKHHKAQPSPEDELYGQCSPWKKNACCTANTSQELHKDTSRLYNFNWDHCGKMEPACKRHFIQDACLYECSPNLGPWIRQVNQSWRKERILNVPLCKEDCERWWEDCRTSYTCKSNWHKGWNWTSGINECPARALCRTFESYFPTPAALCEGLWSHSFKVSNYSGGSGRCIQMWFDSAQGNANEEVAKFYAATPLPGFFPKT from the exons ATGGACATGGCAAGGCAGATGATGCAGCTGCTGCTTCTGGCTTTGGTGACCGCTTCGGGGAGTGCCCAGCCCAGGAGTGCGCGGGCCAGGATGGACCTGCTCAATGTCTGCATGAACGCCAAGCACCACAAGGCACAGCCCAGTCCCGAGGATGAACTGTATGGCCAG TGCAGTCCCTGGAAGAAGAATGCCTGCTGCACGGCCAACACCAGCCAGGAGCTGCACAAGGACACCTCCCGCCTGTACAACTTTAACTGGGACCACTGTGGTAAGATGGAGCCCGCCTGCAAGCGTCACTTTATCCAGGACGCCTGTCTCTATGAGTGCTCACCCAACCTGGGGCCCTGGATCCGGCAG GTCAACCAGAGCTGGCGCAAAGAGCGCATCCTGAATGTGCCCCTGTGCAAAGAGGACTGTGAGCGATGGTGGGAGGACTGTCGCACCTCCTACACCTGCAAAAGCAACTGGCACAAAGGCTGGAATTGGACCTCAG GGATTAATGAGTGTCCGGCCCGGGCCCTCTGCCGCACCTTTGAGTCCTACTTCCCCACTCCAGCCGCCCTTTGTGAAGGCCTCTGGAGCCACTCCTTCAAGGTCAGTAACTACAGTGGAGGGAGCGGCCGCTGCATCCAGATGTGGTTTGACTCAGCCCAGGGCAACGCCAATGAGGAGGTGGCCAAGTTCTATGCTGCGACNCCGTTACCAGGCTTCTTTCCCAAGACCTAA